Proteins encoded within one genomic window of Triticum aestivum cultivar Chinese Spring chromosome 2D, IWGSC CS RefSeq v2.1, whole genome shotgun sequence:
- the LOC123049312 gene encoding cysteine proteinase inhibitor 10-like gives MATSTTAAISCLLLLATLTIAAAEIRHPQAPAVAGGAVGGRTEIRDVGKNKLVQSLGRFAVSEHNRRLSHGGGPVNNGDPVKVQLVFTAVAAAQKQVASGVVYYLKVIARDRAGGGGDRPFDAVVVVKAWIKSKELVSLMPSPK, from the coding sequence ATGGCTACCTCCACCACGGCCGCCATCTCctgtctcctcctcctcgccacgcTCACCATTGCCGCTGCTGAAATAAGGCACCCGCAGGCTCCGGCGGTAGCCGGAGGCGCCGTGGGCGGCCGGACGGAGATCAGGGACGTGGGCAAGAACAAGCtggtgcagtccctgggccggttCGCGGTGTCCGAACACAACCGCCGCCTCAGCCACGGCGGCGGACCAGTCAACAACGGCGACCCCGTCAAGGTCCAGCTCGTGTTCACCGCCGTGGCGGCGGCGCAAAAGCAGGTCGCCTCCGGGGTGGTATACTACCTGAAGGTTATCGCCCGGGaccgcgccggcggcggcggggacaggccGTTCGACGCCGTGGTGGTCGTCAAGGCGTGGATCAAGTCCAAGGAGCTCGTGTCTCTCATGCCTTCTCCCAAGTAA